From Parasphaerochaeta coccoides DSM 17374, a single genomic window includes:
- a CDS encoding LexA family transcriptional regulator — protein sequence MVGDRLKQARNEMRLSQMQLAKELGLAQSTYAKYELGGAIPEPVMQFLAQRQFNLHWLITGQGSMYLDGSGTDTLEPIAASTFITPKGKTYAVTIAEGVVSVPILTQRVSAGPGQEFLPADITEERLPVLERFVRMYPKESLFAAEVRGDSMTGIQLFDADLVIFVREQVEGDGIYVLSVDGEVFVKRVEFDPFDKKLTIRSENERYAPREVEADRVELLGKVVGWLHHHPY from the coding sequence ATGGTTGGCGATAGGTTAAAGCAGGCACGAAATGAAATGAGACTTTCTCAAATGCAATTGGCAAAGGAATTGGGCCTGGCTCAGTCAACTTATGCGAAATATGAATTAGGTGGAGCCATACCGGAACCTGTCATGCAGTTTTTAGCTCAACGACAATTTAACCTCCACTGGCTCATCACCGGCCAAGGCTCCATGTACCTGGATGGCAGCGGGACCGATACTCTTGAACCCATCGCGGCATCGACCTTTATCACACCCAAAGGAAAGACCTACGCAGTCACCATCGCTGAAGGTGTCGTCTCCGTGCCCATCCTCACGCAGCGCGTATCTGCCGGACCCGGTCAGGAGTTCCTCCCGGCAGATATCACAGAAGAAAGGCTGCCGGTTCTGGAGCGCTTTGTCAGGATGTACCCGAAGGAATCACTTTTTGCTGCTGAAGTCCGGGGAGACTCCATGACGGGCATCCAGCTCTTCGATGCTGACCTGGTTATCTTTGTCCGGGAGCAGGTGGAAGGTGATGGCATCTATGTGCTGTCGGTTGATGGGGAAGTCTTCGTGAAAAGAGTAGAGTTCGACCCGTTCGACAAGAAACTGACCATCCGCTCGGAGAACGAACGCTATGCCCCCAGGGAGGTTGAAGCGGACAGGGTGGAGCTTCTGGGCAAGGTCGTGGGATGGCTGCACCACCATCCGTATTGA
- a CDS encoding helix-turn-helix transcriptional regulator translates to MKRTKSYIHTYTVLILGEKGLSQTELARRIGCTPPALNQILLRKTVARDLQEKIARALNFTSWEELENKAEWFSELFSSMYNRPTSAKTWEAVS, encoded by the coding sequence ATGAAAAGAACTAAATCATATATCCATACCTACACAGTCCTCATACTGGGAGAAAAGGGATTGAGTCAGACTGAACTGGCTCGCCGTATCGGATGCACGCCTCCCGCGCTCAACCAAATTCTCCTAAGGAAAACCGTTGCAAGGGATTTGCAGGAAAAAATTGCCAGAGCCTTGAACTTCACCTCTTGGGAGGAACTGGAGAACAAAGCTGAATGGTTCTCCGAGCTGTTCTCTTCCATGTACAACCGCCCCACCTCAGCAAAAACGTGGGAGGCGGTATCATAA
- a CDS encoding phage protein, producing the protein MSAEDMKAQDYSILFKMLDMDRTKAMSVASSQNEVRSRHEKFRTDIGGFMKYYFPHYIRLEPPSWQRLLFSIFENTQFDKRGRPYWIVTEKQARQLSAVHRKEFSHIPHQVDILRGLALCAPREQGKSTVFARLLILWGLIYGYFRFVVLIRSNDALAGQFLDDTMVEFEDNQRLLADYGNQRGSVWKSGQYLLKNGAALVSIGRGAGVRGLVSREKRPDVIILDDITTDQDKNNVATLHKIYDWISSAVFGLSKNAVIFTLNTIYNGEDPQSTILKKIVAQELPGWVGVRFSAEIEDGKKALWPEYWPLAALRKKRMEVGSKTYNIEYLSITTDDGTKIFKAEQMLYVPGTEISIPDYEIAFGVDPNAEGSDDAAIGVLGRHRQTGGFVTFELWYKDYGTINQLVDEMVRLWRVYAPRIIGFENVGFQNVYMKLLQEILMPQHLNLPLIGVEARMSKEAGATMIQPFMENGSWRHHMKLKDSLSMQRVLQFPTKGVNDGTVDALKLAYLALTRGTGQPTGQAGRRRPSALPGLIGRYMNG; encoded by the coding sequence ATGTCGGCTGAAGACATGAAGGCGCAGGATTACAGCATACTCTTCAAGATGCTGGACATGGATCGCACAAAAGCCATGTCCGTGGCATCGTCCCAGAATGAAGTCCGTTCTCGGCACGAGAAGTTCAGGACTGACATTGGCGGATTCATGAAGTATTATTTTCCTCATTATATCAGGCTGGAGCCGCCGTCATGGCAGCGTCTCCTGTTCTCTATCTTCGAGAATACCCAGTTTGATAAGAGAGGAAGGCCCTATTGGATCGTGACAGAGAAGCAGGCCCGGCAGCTTTCAGCAGTACACCGCAAGGAGTTCTCCCATATTCCACACCAGGTGGATATCCTGCGTGGTCTGGCCCTCTGCGCGCCAAGAGAGCAGGGCAAGTCCACCGTATTCGCCCGCCTGCTCATCCTCTGGGGGCTGATCTATGGATACTTCCGTTTTGTCGTGCTGATTAGATCCAACGATGCGCTTGCCGGGCAGTTTCTTGATGACACCATGGTCGAGTTCGAAGACAATCAGCGGCTCCTGGCGGATTATGGGAACCAACGAGGCAGTGTCTGGAAAAGCGGTCAGTATCTTCTGAAGAACGGCGCTGCCTTGGTGTCTATCGGTCGTGGTGCCGGTGTACGTGGTCTTGTCAGCAGGGAGAAACGTCCGGATGTGATCATCCTGGACGACATTACCACTGACCAGGACAAGAACAATGTCGCCACCTTGCATAAGATCTATGACTGGATATCTTCAGCAGTTTTTGGACTGTCAAAGAATGCGGTCATATTCACCTTGAATACCATTTATAACGGAGAGGATCCCCAGTCGACCATCCTGAAGAAGATCGTGGCTCAGGAATTGCCCGGATGGGTAGGGGTGAGATTTTCCGCTGAGATTGAGGATGGCAAGAAGGCTCTCTGGCCGGAGTACTGGCCGCTGGCTGCGCTGCGGAAGAAAAGGATGGAGGTGGGATCAAAGACGTACAACATCGAATATCTGTCCATCACCACCGATGACGGTACGAAGATTTTCAAGGCTGAGCAGATGCTGTATGTTCCCGGAACGGAGATATCCATTCCTGACTATGAGATTGCATTCGGGGTGGACCCGAACGCGGAAGGAAGCGATGATGCCGCTATCGGTGTTCTGGGACGGCACAGGCAGACTGGAGGCTTTGTGACGTTCGAGCTCTGGTACAAGGACTATGGGACCATCAACCAGCTGGTGGACGAGATGGTGCGGCTGTGGCGTGTCTATGCTCCCCGGATTATTGGTTTTGAGAATGTCGGATTCCAGAACGTGTACATGAAGCTTCTCCAGGAGATTCTCATGCCCCAGCATCTGAACCTGCCGCTCATCGGTGTCGAGGCACGGATGAGCAAGGAAGCGGGAGCGACCATGATCCAGCCTTTCATGGAGAATGGGTCATGGCGTCATCATATGAAGCTTAAGGACAGCCTGTCCATGCAGCGTGTGTTGCAGTTCCCGACCAAAGGGGTGAACGACGGGACTGTGGATGCCTTGAAGCTGGCATACCTGGCACTGACCAGGGGAACCGGACAGCCGACAGGCCAAGCAGGGCGCAGACGACCTTCGGCACTGCCGGGACTCATAGGGAGGTATATGAATGGCTAA
- a CDS encoding beta family protein, whose amino-acid sequence MYTPILRWKRGEQKALEMLADEIKEKIIPVLSLSATTHLPKFSQDVARIWGRKPYFVYFEQDWFNSIEEDGPEFAAKVYATCEQNYKLLDQVYAIPVFDLTNEYSIEHWQKQHTGDDIAVRIARNEFGDIEGTLNKIISTTSNRNSTYLLLDLESVDTGNLFAKEAVLKGALADIDFPDEYKAIIIASNSFPSSFSNLEQGKIYAFDRHEVKIHDLAKRLSQKWKFNYFFADYGPTDLSDTVFIIGMSPNFKIKYTGLDKYYYIKGVSVKRGGLDFEQVRELCRVLVAAKDTYSGETFSWADSEIMRIARSSSAENTKTGNLTTWVSYGFNHHMTFIVWEQH is encoded by the coding sequence GTGTATACACCGATTTTGAGATGGAAACGAGGAGAACAGAAAGCTCTCGAAATGCTTGCTGATGAGATCAAAGAAAAAATCATTCCCGTGCTTTCATTATCTGCCACTACACATCTTCCTAAGTTTAGCCAAGATGTGGCAAGGATATGGGGCAGAAAACCGTATTTTGTTTATTTTGAACAGGATTGGTTTAATTCAATTGAAGAAGATGGGCCAGAGTTTGCAGCAAAGGTGTATGCAACATGTGAACAAAACTACAAGCTTCTAGATCAAGTTTATGCAATTCCTGTTTTTGATTTGACAAACGAATATTCAATTGAGCATTGGCAAAAACAGCATACAGGAGATGATATTGCTGTCCGAATTGCTAGAAATGAGTTTGGAGATATTGAAGGAACTCTGAACAAGATTATATCTACGACCAGCAATAGAAATTCTACATATTTGTTATTGGATTTGGAAAGTGTGGACACAGGGAATCTGTTTGCAAAGGAAGCCGTGCTCAAGGGAGCTTTGGCTGATATTGATTTTCCCGATGAATACAAGGCGATTATTATTGCAAGCAATTCTTTTCCTTCGTCTTTTTCGAATCTTGAACAAGGAAAAATATATGCCTTTGATCGTCATGAAGTCAAAATTCATGATTTAGCAAAACGCTTATCTCAAAAATGGAAGTTTAACTATTTCTTTGCTGATTATGGTCCGACGGATTTAAGTGATACGGTGTTCATTATTGGTATGTCCCCGAATTTCAAAATTAAATACACCGGATTGGACAAGTATTATTACATCAAAGGGGTGTCAGTTAAGCGCGGAGGTTTGGACTTTGAACAAGTTCGGGAACTCTGCCGTGTGTTAGTTGCAGCAAAAGATACTTATTCTGGAGAAACTTTTTCTTGGGCAGATTCAGAAATAATGAGAATTGCCCGATCCTCTTCAGCTGAAAACACAAAGACAGGCAATCTAACAACATGGGTTAGTTATGGGTTCAATCACCACATGACCTTCATAGTTTGGGAACAGCATTGA
- a CDS encoding phage portal protein family protein — protein sequence MAKTQAHKKDPQLLLKVIKDSLVMQYLPNPDEAIRRNPKGLKLYDEMLQDPRISSLFLDRRNATQNLPLSLSKAEDVAVKDYADRYLSEKSLRKWSSYLLTDSLKYGFRPAEIVWQKDEDGFYYIDALIGHDINRYRFGDDGQMYYDQGNTLLEQPYKWIIHRIEGDRYNAPYGQAYMKSVYWVWAFKKLGWQYWLTATEKFSVPSVYAIFDQSDPGKAREVAADLAETVSQMVGGSSGAFANVKAIQQISMTGSVADFDILIKACDLQISYGMTGQALANNVSDTGTQALGTVQERTKAAAYENDARALAYTVQRLIAMSIELNFGPDADAPEFRYDTGDYASFADVVTAINTGIPVSKAALYARYNLPEPEDDEDVFTRPEGIGMSMTPSLGAFDFADMGTGKKKVLRPMMILTRSLNPKR from the coding sequence ATGGCTAAGACGCAGGCACACAAGAAAGACCCGCAGCTGTTGCTGAAAGTGATAAAGGATTCCTTGGTCATGCAGTATCTGCCCAATCCGGATGAAGCGATCAGGCGCAATCCCAAGGGGCTGAAGCTCTATGATGAGATGCTCCAGGATCCTCGCATCAGCAGCCTTTTTCTGGACCGGCGCAATGCCACGCAGAACCTGCCGCTCAGTCTGTCCAAGGCGGAGGATGTGGCCGTGAAGGACTATGCCGACCGCTATCTGTCTGAGAAGAGCCTGCGCAAATGGTCAAGCTACCTGCTGACTGATTCTCTCAAATATGGATTCCGTCCGGCAGAGATTGTCTGGCAGAAAGATGAGGATGGCTTCTATTACATTGATGCGCTCATCGGCCATGACATCAACCGGTATCGCTTTGGTGATGACGGGCAGATGTACTACGACCAAGGGAACACGCTGCTGGAGCAGCCGTATAAGTGGATCATCCATCGCATCGAGGGGGACAGGTATAACGCTCCCTATGGTCAGGCATACATGAAATCTGTCTACTGGGTCTGGGCTTTCAAAAAGCTCGGCTGGCAGTACTGGCTGACGGCGACTGAGAAATTCTCCGTACCCTCGGTTTATGCCATCTTTGACCAGTCTGATCCAGGAAAGGCCAGGGAAGTGGCCGCAGACCTTGCAGAAACTGTCAGCCAGATGGTCGGTGGATCGTCCGGAGCTTTTGCAAATGTGAAAGCCATCCAGCAGATTTCCATGACCGGTTCTGTTGCAGACTTCGACATCCTCATCAAGGCATGCGACCTGCAAATCAGCTACGGCATGACCGGCCAGGCTCTGGCAAATAACGTCTCCGATACCGGAACCCAAGCATTGGGCACGGTCCAGGAGAGGACTAAGGCTGCGGCGTATGAGAATGATGCACGGGCCCTGGCTTATACGGTGCAGCGCCTCATCGCCATGAGCATCGAACTGAATTTCGGTCCTGATGCTGATGCTCCGGAGTTTCGTTACGATACCGGGGATTATGCGTCTTTTGCCGATGTCGTGACTGCCATCAACACGGGCATCCCGGTGTCAAAGGCCGCCCTGTATGCACGGTACAATCTGCCGGAGCCGGAGGATGATGAGGATGTATTCACCCGTCCGGAGGGCATAGGGATGTCCATGACACCATCCTTGGGGGCATTTGACTTCGCCGATATGGGGACGGGTAAAAAAAAAGTCCTCAGGCCGATGATGATACTGACCCGGTCATTGAATCCGAAGCGGTAA
- a CDS encoding sce7726 family protein — MLKDIDIRASLFEIIAKKNKNTEYRMIPEMAVCDGFARVDVAVANGKLCGYEIKSDADTLERLGSQQIYYDQTFDEVYIVIGKKFSETIDSIVPEWWGIYSACEKKDGKVIIRKVRPATLNPKVDAQALLDLLWYEELKAFLKNNGIKGYSGKNRRVLRQMIATQFDLSTIKNFTRETLKHRLDWRTT; from the coding sequence ATGCTGAAAGACATCGATATCAGAGCTTCCCTTTTTGAAATCATTGCAAAAAAAAATAAAAATACTGAATATAGAATGATTCCAGAAATGGCTGTATGTGATGGCTTTGCAAGAGTTGATGTCGCGGTGGCAAACGGAAAATTGTGTGGCTATGAAATAAAAAGCGATGCCGATACTTTGGAACGTTTAGGATCCCAACAAATATATTATGACCAGACATTTGATGAAGTCTATATAGTGATTGGGAAAAAGTTTTCTGAAACGATTGATTCTATCGTACCAGAATGGTGGGGAATTTATTCAGCTTGTGAGAAGAAAGACGGAAAAGTAATAATTCGAAAAGTAAGACCAGCAACGCTGAATCCCAAGGTTGATGCACAGGCTCTTCTCGATTTATTGTGGTATGAAGAACTAAAAGCATTCCTGAAGAACAATGGAATTAAAGGATATTCTGGAAAAAATCGACGTGTTTTGAGGCAAATGATAGCTACTCAATTTGATTTATCAACGATAAAAAATTTTACGCGTGAGACTCTGAAGCATAGACTAGACTGGAGAACAACATGA
- a CDS encoding AAA family ATPase → MTLAEALEISGMTLQQVGELLDPPLGKAAISRIKSHEYPNWDILEPQIVNKMGKIGVLGDFTGEEKQTGILRVDPTAFIHTQNVLATDALVQDLLDPATTLNASIGMITGAAGYGKTSTVQHIGATVDQAHYVLYMEGYTLTALCKQIASTLMGFCQRTFEKNLALIKEATSIYRKVIILDEVDRMPIRYIEALRNINEYCGVPLLLVGEESLTAKMESLPRLKSRVRKPQISFKPLNTADVAMFYLEAVGLDIRDSLQVCKILLSRANRDFRVLVNDAQHLVKAMNASGYETLTEEVLDAYRTKRT, encoded by the coding sequence ATGACATTAGCCGAAGCTTTGGAAATCAGTGGGATGACGTTACAGCAAGTGGGGGAACTGCTTGATCCTCCGTTAGGGAAAGCTGCCATCAGCAGGATAAAAAGTCATGAATACCCGAACTGGGACATCCTGGAGCCTCAGATTGTAAACAAGATGGGGAAAATAGGGGTTCTAGGAGATTTCACCGGGGAGGAAAAACAGACCGGAATTCTTCGTGTTGACCCAACAGCTTTCATTCATACGCAGAATGTGCTGGCTACGGATGCCTTGGTTCAGGACTTGCTGGATCCTGCGACTACGCTGAATGCAAGCATCGGGATGATTACCGGTGCTGCCGGATACGGGAAGACATCTACCGTACAGCACATAGGTGCTACCGTGGATCAAGCACATTATGTCCTCTACATGGAGGGGTATACACTTACGGCTCTTTGCAAGCAGATTGCCAGTACACTCATGGGCTTTTGCCAGCGCACCTTTGAAAAGAACCTGGCTTTGATCAAAGAAGCAACCAGCATATACAGGAAAGTCATCATCCTGGATGAAGTGGATCGTATGCCGATTCGCTACATCGAAGCCTTGCGCAACATCAATGAGTACTGTGGAGTTCCGTTGCTACTTGTCGGAGAAGAGTCTCTTACCGCAAAAATGGAAAGCCTCCCCCGATTGAAGAGCCGTGTCAGAAAACCCCAGATATCCTTCAAACCTCTCAATACCGCAGATGTAGCCATGTTCTATCTTGAGGCCGTTGGCTTGGATATCAGGGATTCTCTTCAGGTCTGCAAGATACTGCTGAGCCGGGCGAACAGGGACTTTCGTGTCCTGGTCAATGATGCGCAGCATCTGGTCAAGGCAATGAATGCAAGCGGATACGAAACACTGACAGAGGAGGTCCTGGATGCTTATAGGACAAAAAGAACGTGA
- a CDS encoding transposase domain-containing protein, protein MWTDAKTIAHAVGLTVRTVQLRAKKEFQIRKKDGKSIEIYVPSLPPDWQTKLAKAGAIVPVSQMLSSLTPSAQVIVQSKLSLGKLTDTQRKRLAIATQFKQKPTGMKKAEWVRSLASLHDVSETSVYRIAKEAETGILLDKSQGLNRTSAFDPEASAYIKGYWLQAIREVGECSKQTAWKALQLKAVQEGWKIGSRSSAFNLLGKVDHLLVAYARGGNRALDNYFYITRDADALLPFQIVIGDQHIFDWWVADYEAGEIRRPQCYLWLDMCTKLIYGIAFDKTYSSDTVKESLRLGLYRFGAFDCTYNDNGSSECSKAINSIIDDLLQLQMNAADMSDLYKTPEGIFVVTNEDGDVLDTARSPEEWRRKHRRIFANVRNAKAKDIERFFRTLEKRLEGRMLPGRVATPGATAAVDEAERARLEKQKNHHELLTQEEFMLVVVEELQAYENNIHATLGMAPLQKLEQKFRAGWQPRFFEHEVVDLILFERVRRKVERGRVLVDGVQFIGEDLRTENGLLADVGLWRHDGKTVEIRYNKHNLDYAYAVIDNSVRPLKAVQAVEMLDDEKMVQAISQKRQQMAAVREAFKRLTAPIGGVVLKSPMGPALKRAQVIQNELPDLSNEEFKKQVEEQERMARAVVAFPVLHASRHERYQWCLDQIALGNKLSQQDCDFLQSYEASEEYKKNETYWITYKKLAGGAK, encoded by the coding sequence ATGTGGACCGATGCAAAGACAATCGCCCATGCAGTGGGACTGACCGTCCGTACTGTACAACTCAGGGCAAAGAAAGAATTCCAGATAAGGAAGAAAGACGGGAAGTCCATAGAAATCTATGTACCATCCCTGCCTCCCGACTGGCAGACCAAACTTGCCAAGGCCGGAGCCATCGTGCCGGTATCACAGATGCTGTCCTCCCTCACCCCATCGGCTCAGGTCATCGTCCAGTCAAAACTGTCTCTTGGCAAGCTGACCGATACACAACGCAAAAGGCTTGCCATAGCGACACAGTTCAAGCAGAAGCCCACAGGCATGAAGAAAGCTGAATGGGTGCGCTCCCTCGCCTCCCTGCATGACGTGTCAGAGACTTCTGTCTATCGGATTGCAAAAGAAGCGGAGACCGGAATCCTGCTGGATAAATCGCAAGGACTCAACCGCACATCCGCATTCGATCCTGAAGCCTCCGCCTACATCAAAGGCTACTGGCTCCAGGCAATCCGTGAAGTCGGGGAATGCAGTAAGCAGACCGCATGGAAAGCCCTTCAATTGAAAGCCGTCCAGGAGGGGTGGAAAATAGGCAGCCGCTCTTCTGCATTCAATCTCCTGGGAAAAGTAGACCATCTGCTGGTAGCGTATGCCCGTGGTGGCAACCGAGCCCTGGACAACTACTTCTACATCACAAGGGATGCGGATGCACTCCTGCCTTTCCAGATAGTGATTGGGGATCAGCACATTTTCGACTGGTGGGTTGCTGACTATGAAGCCGGAGAAATCCGGAGACCGCAGTGCTATCTCTGGCTCGATATGTGTACAAAACTGATCTATGGCATAGCCTTCGACAAGACCTATTCCAGTGATACCGTCAAGGAATCCCTCAGGCTCGGCCTCTATCGCTTTGGAGCTTTTGACTGTACCTATAACGACAACGGTTCCTCAGAATGCTCCAAGGCAATCAACAGCATCATTGACGACCTGCTCCAGCTTCAGATGAATGCAGCCGATATGAGCGACCTCTACAAGACTCCTGAAGGCATCTTTGTTGTGACCAATGAAGATGGTGATGTCCTGGATACTGCCCGCTCCCCTGAAGAGTGGAGACGCAAGCACCGGCGCATCTTTGCCAATGTCAGGAATGCCAAAGCAAAGGACATTGAGAGGTTCTTCAGGACACTTGAGAAACGCCTGGAAGGACGGATGCTCCCCGGTCGTGTCGCAACACCTGGCGCAACGGCAGCAGTCGATGAAGCTGAACGCGCCCGGCTGGAGAAACAGAAGAACCATCACGAACTGCTCACGCAAGAAGAGTTCATGCTGGTGGTCGTTGAAGAGCTGCAAGCATATGAAAACAACATCCATGCCACCTTGGGCATGGCTCCCTTGCAGAAGCTGGAACAGAAGTTCAGGGCTGGATGGCAGCCGCGATTCTTTGAGCATGAAGTAGTCGACCTGATTCTCTTCGAGCGTGTCAGAAGGAAAGTCGAGCGTGGCCGTGTCCTGGTCGATGGCGTTCAGTTCATCGGAGAAGACCTGCGGACAGAGAATGGTTTACTGGCGGATGTGGGGTTGTGGCGTCATGACGGTAAGACTGTTGAGATCCGTTACAACAAGCACAACCTTGATTATGCCTATGCCGTTATAGACAACTCTGTACGTCCACTCAAAGCTGTCCAGGCTGTTGAGATGCTGGATGACGAGAAGATGGTCCAGGCAATTTCACAAAAGAGACAGCAGATGGCAGCGGTCCGCGAAGCGTTTAAACGTCTGACAGCGCCCATTGGGGGAGTTGTCCTGAAAAGCCCCATGGGCCCGGCTTTGAAACGTGCTCAGGTCATCCAGAATGAACTGCCGGACCTCAGCAACGAGGAGTTCAAGAAACAGGTTGAGGAACAGGAACGGATGGCACGGGCAGTCGTTGCCTTCCCAGTCCTCCATGCCTCCCGCCATGAGAGATATCAATGGTGTCTGGATCAGATAGCCCTTGGGAACAAGCTTTCCCAACAAGATTGTGATTTTCTTCAGAGTTATGAGGCTTCTGAAGAATACAAGAAGAATGAGACGTATTGGATTACGTACAAGAAATTAGCAGGAGGTGCGAAATGA
- a CDS encoding phage head morphogenesis protein has product MKSWLLGMMHAHHGRNPDFADYDVSFLDESLPFDAAVEWAQGRVTLTPAHYRRLSDHMKLRAFTVGRLTQLDMVEKARRIYQKQLSGQNASMTDFVKTLQADADGVGYAGYYEMVYRTNIQTDYNAGRAMEMANNQPVALEFIGIEDSRQSDICASRSGVILPYNDPWWENNWPPLHYNCRSTVRAIYREEAESTGLMGKLKSVSSDSLKVVAHAEKPQGSFGKNPARNNQFWKVTASERFRINKALIDEELNGIVGQTICKDFDRIIPGYQNVPVAKGGVRYPDALPQDELKNIEIAKTLVEDKGYFIELRPNEALQGNVQYDGWLNGLERIEIKDFVTAKRSTMSGELAKAAEQAPNVAVRIHHRGQIDDLIRALGTRVPELKKGGRTISMLGVIFDGKIRYLTWDDLQDVGSIQKILTGLSD; this is encoded by the coding sequence ATGAAGTCATGGCTTTTGGGTATGATGCATGCCCATCACGGTCGGAATCCTGACTTTGCCGATTACGACGTATCATTCCTGGATGAATCCCTGCCGTTCGATGCCGCCGTTGAATGGGCGCAGGGCAGGGTGACTCTTACTCCTGCTCACTATCGCAGGCTCAGCGACCACATGAAGCTCCGTGCTTTCACGGTCGGTCGGCTGACTCAGCTCGACATGGTGGAGAAAGCCAGGCGGATCTATCAGAAGCAGCTCTCAGGACAGAACGCGTCCATGACTGATTTCGTGAAGACCCTTCAGGCTGATGCCGATGGCGTTGGTTACGCAGGATATTACGAGATGGTTTACCGCACGAATATCCAGACGGACTACAACGCGGGGCGGGCCATGGAGATGGCGAACAATCAGCCAGTGGCACTGGAATTCATCGGTATCGAGGATAGCCGTCAGAGTGACATCTGCGCTTCACGCAGCGGAGTCATCCTGCCGTACAATGACCCTTGGTGGGAGAACAACTGGCCGCCGTTGCATTATAATTGCCGTTCAACCGTCCGAGCAATTTATCGGGAAGAGGCTGAATCAACCGGGCTCATGGGGAAACTCAAGAGTGTTTCTTCAGATTCCTTGAAGGTCGTGGCCCATGCGGAAAAACCGCAGGGTAGTTTTGGAAAGAACCCTGCTCGTAACAACCAGTTCTGGAAAGTGACGGCGAGTGAGAGATTTCGGATCAACAAGGCTCTCATCGATGAAGAACTGAACGGGATAGTCGGACAGACGATCTGCAAGGATTTTGACCGGATCATACCGGGATATCAGAATGTGCCGGTTGCCAAGGGTGGGGTACGGTATCCGGATGCTTTGCCACAAGATGAGCTGAAGAACATCGAGATAGCAAAAACACTGGTCGAAGACAAAGGATACTTCATCGAGTTGCGACCAAATGAGGCACTACAGGGGAATGTGCAATATGACGGCTGGCTGAACGGTCTGGAACGGATTGAAATCAAGGACTTTGTCACTGCCAAACGGAGCACTATGAGTGGAGAACTTGCTAAGGCTGCGGAACAGGCGCCGAATGTCGCGGTTCGCATCCATCACCGGGGACAGATTGATGATTTGATCCGTGCTCTGGGGACGAGGGTTCCTGAACTGAAGAAAGGTGGACGGACAATCTCAATGCTCGGAGTTATCTTCGATGGCAAAATCCGTTATCTGACGTGGGATGATCTACAGGATGTCGGGAGCATCCAGAAAATATTGACAGGACTGAGTGACTGA
- a CDS encoding phage protein Gp27 family protein — protein MGKRQKAEMLGLVQRIIQAYNDEKLTFEAIEQMLRDEGYDISREAIRRTVKSNKQIASELEKTRTETVALIDAIRDNPNTDTNEAAVDWLITKSFEYIKTIENVNFKDLPEMSTFMNSITRMKGQLVKQRMDYNKVFEKVKQMVIADLQKALEDWPELYQQLFTIVTNLEAPDVG, from the coding sequence ATGGGTAAGAGACAGAAAGCGGAAATGCTCGGTTTGGTGCAGAGGATTATCCAGGCATACAATGATGAGAAGCTCACCTTTGAGGCCATCGAGCAGATGTTGCGTGACGAGGGATACGACATCTCACGAGAGGCGATACGCAGGACGGTCAAGAGCAACAAGCAGATCGCCAGCGAGCTTGAGAAGACCCGTACAGAGACTGTCGCGCTTATTGATGCCATCAGGGACAATCCGAACACGGATACCAACGAGGCCGCAGTCGACTGGCTGATCACCAAGTCCTTTGAATACATCAAAACCATCGAGAATGTCAATTTCAAGGATCTGCCCGAGATGTCCACGTTCATGAACAGCATCACCCGCATGAAGGGGCAGCTCGTCAAGCAACGGATGGATTACAACAAGGTCTTTGAGAAAGTGAAGCAGATGGTCATCGCAGACCTACAGAAAGCACTGGAAGACTGGCCTGAACTGTACCAGCAGCTCTTTACCATCGTCACGAACCTGGAGGCTCCGGATGTCGGCTGA